The Mucilaginibacter yixingensis genome window below encodes:
- the proC gene encoding pyrroline-5-carboxylate reductase, giving the protein MNNQHIAILGSGNIGLSLAKGLAKAKIYSPAQITLTRRNVAALAPLKEEGFLTTGNNAEAVKQADIIVLAILPQQLNKLLDEVKSAIDPAKHLLISVISGVSCEDIRKYLGMEVQVVRVMPNTAISIGQSMTCIATDNATEENVNIVKAMFDSVGVSIQINEELMTSATALCACGIAFFLRAIRAASQGGTEIGFHAHDALKMAAQTAKGAADLLLQLASHPEHEIDKVTSPKGCTIAGLNEMEHNGFSSAMIKGIKTSAEKAGVLYKD; this is encoded by the coding sequence ATGAACAATCAGCATATAGCCATTTTAGGCAGCGGTAATATTGGGCTGTCACTGGCAAAAGGACTGGCCAAGGCTAAAATCTATTCGCCAGCACAAATTACCCTTACCCGCCGTAATGTGGCGGCTTTAGCGCCTTTAAAAGAAGAAGGTTTTTTAACTACCGGCAATAATGCAGAAGCAGTAAAGCAAGCCGATATTATCGTGTTAGCTATCCTGCCGCAGCAATTAAATAAACTGCTGGATGAGGTTAAATCTGCTATTGATCCGGCTAAGCACCTGTTGATATCCGTTATTTCTGGCGTTAGCTGTGAGGATATTCGCAAATACCTGGGTATGGAAGTGCAAGTGGTACGTGTGATGCCTAACACGGCTATCTCCATCGGTCAGTCAATGACTTGTATTGCTACCGATAATGCCACAGAAGAGAACGTAAACATTGTAAAAGCCATGTTTGATTCTGTTGGCGTAAGCATCCAGATCAATGAGGAGCTGATGACATCGGCCACGGCGCTGTGTGCGTGTGGTATTGCATTCTTCCTCCGCGCAATCCGTGCGGCATCACAAGGTGGTACAGAGATTGGTTTCCACGCGCACGACGCACTGAAAATGGCCGCTCAAACAGCTAAAGGTGCTGCCGATTTGCTGCTGCAACTGGCATCGCATCCAGAGCATGAAATTGACAAAGTAACATCGCCAAAAGGCTGTACCATTGCCGGTTTGAACGAGATGGAGCACAATGGTTTCAGCTCGGCCATGATTAAAGGCATCAAAACATCGGCAGAAAAAGCTGGTGTACTTTATAAAGATTGA
- a CDS encoding aspartate kinase, which yields MFTVEKIGGTSMSALKQVIDNVILFEREGDALYNRIFVVSAFSGVTNLLLENKKTGEPGVYHRLAQHQDFHKPLKELVIKLKEINTQYVDLGLNLAEADTFIENHINDAQKYLENLSNILASGYVSQESILQAAREILASIGESHSAYNFTQILNNMGINATLVDLSGLHDHHQYTIDQRIKHSFANIDFKKTICIVTGYAKGTEGIMREFDRGYSEVTFSKIAQELKPDEAIIHKEYHLSTADPGIVGVENCIPVGNTNYDIADQLADVGMEAIHPKASKPLEINGINLRIKNTFEPAHPGTLITKDFVSETKRVEVITGTDKLVLIDVYDPLMVSNVGSDLKIMQIFADNKISYIFKATSANSISIVIWERDFDQKLVSDLESEFEKVTVEKTAMVCMLGTNMDYPGLLAHAAQALTDAGINIMSAGFALRKVNIQFLVARDRFKDAVIALNRAMA from the coding sequence ATGTTTACTGTAGAAAAAATTGGCGGCACCTCTATGAGTGCCCTGAAACAAGTAATTGATAACGTCATCCTTTTTGAACGCGAGGGTGATGCGCTTTACAACCGTATTTTTGTAGTATCGGCCTTCTCTGGCGTTACCAACCTGTTGCTGGAGAACAAAAAAACCGGTGAACCTGGTGTATACCATCGCCTGGCTCAGCATCAGGATTTTCATAAACCACTGAAAGAACTGGTTATTAAACTGAAAGAGATTAACACTCAATATGTTGATTTGGGTTTAAACCTGGCCGAAGCCGATACCTTCATTGAAAACCATATTAATGACGCACAGAAATACCTGGAAAACCTGTCGAACATCTTAGCTTCAGGTTATGTAAGTCAGGAAAGTATCTTGCAAGCCGCACGTGAGATTCTGGCCTCTATCGGCGAAAGTCACTCTGCTTATAACTTTACGCAGATCCTTAACAATATGGGCATCAACGCTACTTTGGTGGATTTGAGCGGTTTACATGACCATCATCAATACACTATAGATCAGCGAATTAAGCATTCTTTCGCAAACATCGACTTTAAGAAAACCATCTGTATTGTAACCGGCTACGCCAAAGGTACTGAAGGTATTATGCGCGAGTTTGACCGTGGCTATAGCGAGGTAACCTTCAGCAAGATTGCACAGGAGTTGAAACCTGATGAAGCTATCATCCACAAAGAATACCACCTTTCTACTGCCGATCCTGGCATTGTGGGTGTAGAAAACTGCATCCCGGTTGGTAACACCAACTATGACATTGCAGATCAGCTGGCAGACGTAGGTATGGAGGCCATCCACCCGAAAGCTTCAAAACCGCTGGAAATTAACGGTATTAATCTGCGTATTAAAAACACTTTCGAGCCTGCTCACCCAGGTACGCTGATCACAAAGGATTTTGTAAGCGAAACCAAACGTGTAGAGGTAATTACCGGTACTGATAAACTAGTACTGATTGATGTTTACGATCCGCTGATGGTAAGCAACGTAGGCTCTGACTTGAAAATCATGCAGATTTTTGCCGACAATAAAATCAGCTACATTTTCAAAGCCACCAGCGCCAACAGCATTTCTATCGTGATCTGGGAACGCGATTTCGATCAAAAACTGGTAAGCGATCTGGAGAGCGAATTTGAAAAAGTAACCGTAGAGAAAACTGCTATGGTGTGCATGCTGGGTACTAATATGGACTACCCTGGCCTGCTGGCCCACGCTGCACAAGCTTTAACCGATGCAGGCATCAATATCATGAGCGCCGGTTTTGCGCTGAGAAAAGTAAACATCCAGTTCCTGGTGGCGCGCGATCGTTTTAAAGACGCGGTGATTGCCTTGAATAGGGCGATGGCATAA
- the argB gene encoding acetylglutamate kinase, producing MEQLHVIKIGGNVIDNSEALHRFLKDFSALQGHKILVHGGGKVATQLSETLGIEAKLVDGRRITDVETLRVVTMVYGGLINKNIVAQLQRYGSNAIGLTGADGNLIRAQKRPVKTIDYGYVGDLKDDSIDAKGIAALLEAGFTPVFCALTHDGEGQLLNTNADTIASALAVSMAAHYESTLIYCFEKRGVLEDIDDEDSVIREINPERYEELKTAKIIHSGMIPKLDNAFSAIHSGVRAVIIGHADELGNLQSSGHSFGTRLSK from the coding sequence ATGGAGCAGCTACATGTAATTAAGATTGGCGGGAATGTAATAGACAATTCTGAAGCCCTGCATCGTTTTCTGAAAGACTTTTCAGCCCTTCAGGGGCATAAAATACTGGTGCATGGCGGCGGCAAAGTAGCTACCCAACTTTCTGAAACTTTAGGTATTGAAGCCAAACTGGTAGACGGACGCCGCATAACCGACGTAGAGACCTTGCGCGTGGTAACCATGGTTTATGGCGGCCTCATCAATAAAAACATTGTAGCCCAACTGCAGCGCTATGGCAGCAATGCTATAGGCCTGACAGGTGCAGATGGTAACCTGATCCGTGCGCAGAAACGCCCGGTCAAAACCATTGACTATGGCTACGTAGGCGATTTAAAAGACGACTCTATAGACGCAAAAGGTATTGCCGCTTTATTAGAAGCTGGTTTCACCCCGGTTTTTTGCGCATTAACGCACGATGGCGAAGGTCAGTTATTAAATACAAATGCCGATACCATTGCCTCTGCCCTGGCGGTATCAATGGCTGCGCACTATGAATCGACCCTGATCTATTGCTTTGAGAAACGCGGTGTGCTGGAAGATATTGATGATGAAGATTCTGTGATCCGCGAGATTAACCCCGAGCGCTACGAGGAATTAAAAACAGCCAAGATCATCCATAGCGGCATGATCCCGAAGCTGGATAATGCTTTCAGCGCTATTCACAGCGGTGTAAGAGCTGTTATTATTGGCCATGCAGACGAGTTAGGTAATCTGCAGAGCAGCGGTCATTCATTTGGTACACGTTTAAGTAAATAA
- a CDS encoding HAD family hydrolase, whose translation MKFKAIIFDLDGTIADTLPLCIAAFRKSVEPLLGKAISDDDIIATFGPSEEGTIRKLIPQYEKAGVAAYLQHYEELHHTCPVPFPGITQLLDWLATENVPLAMVTGKGMDSTRLSLKQFGLSKYFDILETGSPEGPNKVNGIRSVLKRLNVDVQDALYVGDAPSDIKYCKEIGEPIAAAAWATTTNLSELQPLNPDFLFTSVDDFQRWLSGQLAD comes from the coding sequence ATGAAATTCAAAGCCATTATATTTGACCTTGACGGCACTATTGCCGATACTTTGCCGCTTTGTATAGCTGCATTTAGAAAGAGTGTGGAGCCGTTATTGGGCAAAGCTATTAGCGACGATGATATTATAGCCACGTTTGGTCCATCAGAAGAGGGGACGATCCGTAAACTGATTCCGCAGTATGAAAAGGCCGGAGTTGCGGCTTACTTACAGCATTATGAAGAATTGCATCATACCTGTCCCGTACCTTTTCCAGGAATAACGCAATTACTCGACTGGCTTGCAACTGAAAATGTGCCGTTAGCTATGGTGACGGGTAAGGGTATGGACAGCACCCGATTGTCGCTGAAACAATTCGGTTTGTCTAAGTACTTTGATATACTGGAAACAGGATCGCCGGAGGGGCCAAATAAAGTTAATGGCATTCGTTCTGTGTTAAAACGTCTGAATGTTGACGTACAGGACGCATTATATGTAGGCGACGCCCCAAGCGATATTAAGTATTGCAAAGAAATTGGTGAGCCAATAGCAGCCGCGGCCTGGGCTACCACCACCAATTTAAGTGAACTACAACCGCTTAATCCTGATTTTTTGTTTACATCGGTGGATGACTTTCAGCGCTGGTTATCAGGACAATTAGCTGATTAA
- a CDS encoding DNA topoisomerase IB: MLILVMTRLEKKLEKIGRDPKVTARAVGLCYVSDTMPGYTRKKSGAGFSFYDADNNLVKDKELIHRFKRLVIPPAYTNVWISPKENSHLQFTGVDAAGRKQYRYHPDWNRIRNQSKYHRLQTFAAHLPAIRQQVDKDLARHNLDHDKVIALVVRLMELTSIRVGNESYKKLYGSFGLTTLMDKHVKIEGSKINFQFKGKKGVIHNIALQSKKLARLVKQCRDIPGKELFQYYNADGQHCSIGSGDVNTYLKNITGEDFTAKDFRTWAGSVSALYAFKEAGEFETVSECKKKIISVLDEVAVNLGNTRTVCKKYYVHPTVIKSYEEGRIFRYISDLDGQKDIKAAELNTAEKALLQILENEKLAEAS; the protein is encoded by the coding sequence ATGTTAATACTGGTAATGACACGCCTGGAAAAGAAGTTAGAAAAAATTGGCCGCGACCCCAAAGTAACCGCCCGTGCTGTGGGTTTATGCTACGTGTCGGACACGATGCCCGGTTATACCCGCAAAAAATCTGGTGCAGGTTTTTCTTTTTATGATGCTGATAATAATTTGGTTAAGGATAAAGAGCTAATTCATCGCTTTAAAAGACTAGTCATTCCTCCGGCTTATACTAATGTATGGATTTCGCCTAAAGAAAACAGTCACTTACAGTTCACAGGCGTAGATGCGGCGGGTCGAAAACAATACCGCTATCATCCGGATTGGAACCGTATTCGCAATCAATCTAAATACCATCGTTTACAAACCTTCGCCGCACATTTGCCCGCTATTCGCCAACAGGTAGATAAGGATTTGGCGCGACACAACCTGGATCATGATAAGGTGATAGCTCTGGTAGTTCGTTTAATGGAGTTAACCAGCATAAGGGTAGGGAATGAATCGTACAAGAAGCTGTACGGCTCTTTCGGTCTCACCACGCTGATGGATAAGCACGTAAAAATTGAAGGTTCAAAAATCAACTTTCAGTTCAAGGGCAAGAAGGGCGTAATACACAACATTGCCCTCCAAAGCAAAAAACTGGCGCGACTGGTTAAGCAATGCCGCGATATTCCAGGTAAAGAGCTTTTTCAATATTATAATGCCGATGGTCAGCATTGTTCCATTGGTTCAGGGGATGTAAATACTTATCTGAAAAATATAACCGGCGAAGATTTTACTGCTAAAGATTTCCGCACCTGGGCAGGTAGTGTAAGCGCTCTATATGCTTTTAAAGAAGCCGGCGAATTTGAAACGGTATCAGAATGTAAAAAGAAAATTATCAGTGTGTTGGATGAAGTGGCCGTTAACCTGGGCAACACCCGCACTGTTTGCAAAAAGTACTACGTACATCCAACGGTGATTAAAAGCTATGAAGAGGGGAGGATCTTTCGCTATATAAGCGATTTGGATGGACAGAAAGATATTAAAGCGGCAGAGCTAAATACAGCAGAGAAGGCGCTGTTACAGATATTGGAAAATGAGAAGCTTGCGGAAGCCAGTTAA
- a CDS encoding DUF6580 family putative transport protein, with protein MTAQQKVATRNAVLILMIVFAAAARLLTFKFQFMSNFTPVGAMALFGGAYFSDKWKAYLVPVLALFVSDMLINSLYHLNPFAVSLPMYLCFIAMVLIGTQIKKVNVVNVGVASLAGVLIHWLVMDLPWLYGTLYPHTLGGYGQSLVAAIPFERNMVLGDVLYGLVLFGGFELAKNKYTVLRTARPSIA; from the coding sequence ATGACCGCACAACAAAAAGTTGCCACCCGCAATGCCGTTTTAATACTGATGATTGTGTTTGCCGCCGCCGCGCGACTGCTAACCTTTAAATTTCAGTTTATGAGCAATTTTACGCCGGTAGGTGCCATGGCACTGTTTGGCGGCGCTTATTTTAGCGATAAGTGGAAAGCTTACCTGGTGCCAGTGCTTGCGCTTTTTGTGAGCGATATGCTGATTAACTCGCTATATCATCTCAATCCGTTTGCGGTGAGCCTGCCAATGTACCTGTGCTTTATTGCCATGGTACTGATAGGCACGCAGATCAAAAAAGTAAACGTGGTAAACGTGGGTGTAGCTTCATTGGCAGGTGTACTTATTCACTGGTTGGTGATGGATCTGCCTTGGTTGTATGGTACACTGTATCCGCACACTTTGGGTGGTTACGGCCAATCGCTGGTGGCGGCTATTCCGTTTGAGCGCAATATGGTGCTGGGCGATGTTTTGTATGGACTGGTATTGTTCGGCGGCTTTGAGCTGGCTAAGAACAAGTATACTGTGTTGAGAACTGCGCGTCCGTCTATAGCTTAA
- a CDS encoding SRPBCC family protein, protein MTTLAQRNAAVEPAHHQHTINLNWPERYVSIISGAKLSLSGLKHIFSKPFFSLVKIGTGGYLLSRGVTGHCPVYEMVGRNSTRPVQVNINTSVTVNKSRMEVYDFWRRLDNLPLFMTHLKSVDVLTEQQSRWSLKLPANVADVSWEAEIVYDEPGNVIVWQSMPDSVITNAGRVRFIDTPDPDITMVHVTITYLPPAGIVGASIAHLINPLFEKMVEDDITNFKRYMDIAHVTDVIILQEDEE, encoded by the coding sequence ATGACAACTTTAGCACAAAGAAACGCGGCCGTAGAACCGGCCCATCATCAACATACTATCAACCTTAACTGGCCGGAGCGCTATGTATCAATCATCAGCGGAGCTAAACTAAGCCTCTCGGGTTTAAAACATATTTTCTCAAAGCCATTCTTTAGCCTGGTAAAAATTGGCACAGGCGGCTATTTGCTCAGTCGAGGTGTAACGGGCCATTGCCCTGTTTATGAAATGGTTGGCCGCAATAGCACGAGACCGGTACAGGTGAACATCAATACATCCGTAACAGTCAACAAATCACGTATGGAGGTCTATGATTTCTGGCGCCGATTGGATAATCTGCCGCTGTTTATGACGCATCTGAAAAGTGTTGATGTGCTGACCGAACAACAATCGCGCTGGTCATTAAAACTGCCCGCCAATGTAGCCGATGTAAGCTGGGAAGCCGAAATTGTTTATGACGAGCCTGGCAATGTAATTGTATGGCAGTCAATGCCCGATTCGGTGATCACTAATGCCGGCCGCGTGCGATTTATAGACACGCCAGATCCTGATATTACGATGGTACACGTAACCATCACCTACCTGCCGCCAGCCGGCATTGTGGGCGCCAGTATTGCTCATTTGATCAATCCGCTATTTGAGAAAATGGTGGAGGATGATATCACCAATTTTAAGAGATACATGGATATAGCACATGTTACCGATGTAATTATCCTGCAAGAAGACGAGGAATAG
- a CDS encoding aldo/keto reductase, translating to MKYNFLGNTGLLVSELCFGTMTFGGSEGIWEHVGKVQQDEVNDLIKTAVDAGINFFDTANVYSYGLSEQLLGQSIKTLGLNRNELVIATKVRGRMSKDVNAIGLSRFHIFNSVDESLKRLQLDHIDVLYVHGVDLKTPIEETMRALNDIVLTGKVRYIAVCNWPAWMVMKALGIAEKHGWNKFVGLQYYYSLSGRDIEREIIPLAQGENLGVMPWSPLAGGFLSGKYTRNNEKAGDSRRDAFDFPPVNKEQAYDIIDAAAKIAESHNVSVAQVALAWVRHQPGITSTIIGAKRVEQLNDNIKSTEIQLNAEELAILDGLSSLPKEYPGWMVERQSADREPAQ from the coding sequence ATGAAATACAACTTTTTAGGAAACACCGGCCTGCTGGTGTCTGAACTCTGTTTTGGCACCATGACCTTTGGCGGTTCTGAGGGCATTTGGGAACACGTTGGCAAGGTACAGCAGGATGAAGTGAACGACCTGATTAAAACAGCCGTTGACGCCGGCATTAATTTCTTTGATACGGCTAACGTTTATTCTTACGGTCTATCAGAGCAATTGCTTGGTCAATCCATTAAAACATTAGGACTAAATCGCAACGAGTTAGTAATTGCCACCAAAGTACGCGGTAGGATGAGCAAGGATGTTAACGCTATTGGCCTGTCCCGCTTCCACATTTTTAATTCAGTTGATGAAAGTCTGAAGCGCTTGCAACTAGACCATATTGATGTACTGTACGTACACGGTGTCGATCTGAAAACACCGATCGAAGAGACTATGCGTGCATTGAACGACATAGTGCTGACTGGCAAAGTGCGTTACATAGCCGTTTGCAACTGGCCGGCCTGGATGGTAATGAAGGCGCTGGGTATTGCCGAGAAACATGGCTGGAACAAATTTGTAGGCCTGCAGTATTACTATTCGCTTTCTGGTCGTGATATTGAGCGCGAAATCATTCCTCTGGCACAGGGAGAAAATCTGGGCGTAATGCCATGGAGCCCCCTAGCAGGCGGGTTCCTGAGCGGTAAGTATACTCGTAACAATGAGAAAGCCGGCGATTCTCGTCGTGATGCTTTTGACTTCCCGCCGGTAAATAAGGAGCAAGCGTATGACATTATAGATGCTGCGGCCAAAATTGCCGAAAGCCACAATGTATCTGTAGCACAGGTTGCACTGGCCTGGGTAAGGCATCAACCGGGAATAACCAGCACTATTATTGGCGCTAAACGTGTAGAACAGTTGAACGACAACATCAAGTCGACTGAAATCCAGCTAAATGCTGAAGAACTAGCTATTTTAGATGGATTGAGCTCGCTGCCAAAAGAATACCCAGGCTGGATGGTTGAAAGGCAGAGTGCTGATAGAGAGCCTGCTCAGTAG
- a CDS encoding NAD(P)/FAD-dependent oxidoreductase produces MDLSQTTPGKPRVVIIGGGFGGIQVAKSLKNAPVEVMMLDKHNYHTFQPLLYQVAMGALEGDSIAFPIRRIFGRQKNFTFHWAEVQRINPDNNTVTANIGEIKFDYLVIATGANTNYFGSKDIEFYTMPMKNLPEALNLRSLIMQNLEKAMVTTDEEERQALLTFVVVGGGPTGVELSGALAEMRMHILCKDYPGLCLDDMKVYLAEGKPELLAAMSEGASKKAKTFLGDLGVTIYNDVHVTSYNGDLLTIDNGTNIKTRNVFWAAGVRGEVPQGVDAAPLMRGNRIKTDDISRVEGYQNIFAIGDVAAMISASTPEGLPGVAPVAIQQGKHLAKNIANIVTGKPTVPFKYFDKGTMATVGRNKAVADLGKLHFQGFFAWLVWMFVHLLSLAGFSNKLIVFCSWAINYFNKDGDNRLIVRQFDTEKMMAEPVAK; encoded by the coding sequence ATGGATCTTTCCCAAACAACACCCGGCAAACCCCGCGTAGTAATTATAGGTGGTGGCTTTGGCGGCATACAAGTAGCTAAGAGTTTAAAAAATGCCCCAGTGGAAGTGATGATGCTTGATAAGCATAACTACCATACTTTCCAGCCTTTACTTTATCAGGTGGCTATGGGCGCCTTGGAGGGCGATTCTATTGCGTTTCCCATTCGTCGCATCTTTGGCCGGCAAAAGAATTTTACATTCCATTGGGCCGAAGTACAACGCATCAACCCAGATAACAACACGGTAACGGCCAATATCGGCGAGATTAAGTTCGACTATTTAGTCATTGCCACCGGCGCCAATACCAACTACTTCGGCAGCAAGGATATTGAGTTTTATACCATGCCGATGAAGAATTTGCCCGAAGCCCTGAACTTGCGCAGCCTCATTATGCAGAACTTAGAGAAAGCGATGGTGACGACCGATGAAGAGGAACGCCAGGCGCTACTTACCTTTGTGGTTGTTGGCGGTGGACCGACCGGCGTAGAGCTATCCGGTGCGCTGGCCGAAATGCGTATGCACATCCTTTGCAAAGATTATCCCGGCCTTTGTCTGGATGATATGAAAGTTTACCTGGCTGAGGGTAAGCCCGAACTGCTGGCCGCAATGTCTGAAGGTGCCTCAAAAAAAGCCAAGACGTTTTTGGGCGATCTGGGCGTCACTATTTATAACGATGTGCACGTTACCAGTTACAACGGCGATCTGCTGACTATTGACAACGGTACCAATATTAAAACCCGGAACGTATTTTGGGCGGCCGGTGTGCGTGGTGAGGTACCGCAGGGTGTTGACGCTGCACCGCTAATGCGGGGCAACCGTATAAAAACCGATGATATTAGCAGGGTAGAGGGCTATCAGAATATTTTTGCCATAGGCGATGTGGCCGCTATGATTAGTGCCTCAACACCCGAAGGTTTGCCTGGTGTGGCCCCGGTTGCCATACAACAAGGTAAGCACCTGGCTAAAAACATTGCCAACATAGTGACGGGAAAACCTACGGTGCCATTTAAATATTTTGATAAAGGCACTATGGCCACCGTCGGTCGAAACAAGGCAGTGGCCGATCTGGGTAAACTGCACTTTCAGGGCTTCTTTGCCTGGTTGGTATGGATGTTTGTGCACTTACTCTCGCTGGCCGGATTCAGCAATAAACTGATTGTTTTCTGTAGCTGGGCTATCAATTACTTTAATAAGGATGGCGATAATCGTTTAATTGTGCGCCAGTTCGATACGGAGAAAATGATGGCTGAGCCGGTGGCGAAGTGA
- a CDS encoding TonB-dependent siderophore receptor → MKKNFIVVAAGLGLAQLALPATKALAQTRDTTTRDLNTVVVTATRSPKTLKEIGRAVTVISAEQIKQSQGKTLPQLLNLVPGLMFSGVTNAPGQATEVYLRGASAGNTLILIDGFPVNDAQSIAGNYDLNSIAMDQIDHIEILKGSGSTLYGSDAVAGVINIITRHAQGKGVKAAVQLNGGSYNTFRESADINGMVNQTGIAVNVSNTDSRGFSAAAPPSGNTLPFDNDGFYQRSISANISQYVSSAFTLKGNLQLSRNTGDLDFDAFTDDKDDTYKRTFMFAGLGAAWTLPAGSLLVNASQNNVWSDYNNLPSDNFNTASASQNLGRVSNIEAVFNYTFDKNWSITSGADYKYYNTIQHSAYRTDGYNPPPSSVYGSSNITSVYTSLFFKAGIFHIETGARYNHHNTYGDNFTYTINPSVYVFDRLKVFGTIASAYKAPTLYQLYAAPYGNSALKPEKTTASYEAGFEWEVIKKVLTFNTAFYQRKIKDAITTDSKFVYQNINRQNDKGFESELGFKKDKLTASAYMTYVVGKQTNAAGVEVNNLYRRPKNTYGANASYQVLPTFVVGLDYKYMGDRQDQDFNSPPYPAIVDLKHYNLLNAHLQWQATKKLMLFTDLNNILNKTYIEWYGYSTRKINFMSGLKYQFN, encoded by the coding sequence ATGAAAAAAAACTTTATCGTAGTTGCTGCAGGCCTGGGGCTTGCACAACTGGCACTGCCGGCCACAAAGGCGCTGGCACAAACGCGTGACACAACCACCCGCGATTTGAACACCGTGGTAGTAACTGCTACCCGTTCTCCTAAAACATTAAAAGAAATTGGCAGGGCAGTTACCGTAATTTCGGCAGAGCAGATCAAGCAATCACAAGGTAAAACATTGCCTCAGTTGCTTAATCTCGTTCCTGGATTGATGTTCTCCGGAGTTACAAATGCGCCAGGTCAGGCTACCGAGGTTTATTTACGCGGCGCTTCTGCCGGTAACACCCTGATCTTGATTGATGGTTTCCCTGTGAACGATGCGCAATCAATTGCCGGCAACTATGATCTGAACTCTATTGCTATGGACCAGATTGATCATATTGAAATATTGAAAGGCAGCGGTTCTACGCTATATGGTTCTGATGCAGTTGCTGGTGTAATTAATATTATTACCCGCCACGCGCAAGGCAAGGGTGTAAAGGCTGCGGTGCAACTTAATGGCGGTAGTTATAATACTTTCCGTGAGTCGGCCGATATTAATGGCATGGTTAATCAAACAGGTATCGCTGTCAATGTCTCTAATACAGATTCACGTGGATTTTCAGCTGCTGCGCCGCCGTCAGGCAATACCTTGCCTTTTGATAATGACGGTTTTTATCAGCGGTCTATCAGCGCAAATATTTCGCAGTACGTATCATCTGCCTTTACTTTAAAAGGTAATTTGCAATTGAGCCGCAATACCGGTGATCTGGATTTTGATGCTTTTACCGACGATAAAGACGATACCTATAAACGGACCTTTATGTTTGCTGGTTTAGGCGCCGCCTGGACATTACCCGCAGGGTCTTTATTGGTAAACGCCAGCCAGAACAACGTTTGGAGTGATTACAACAACTTGCCTAGCGACAACTTTAATACTGCCTCTGCCAGTCAAAATTTAGGCCGGGTAAGCAACATTGAAGCCGTATTTAATTATACGTTTGATAAAAACTGGAGCATCACCAGCGGAGCTGACTATAAATATTACAATACCATCCAGCACAGCGCTTACCGTACCGATGGCTACAATCCGCCGCCTAGCAGTGTTTATGGCAGTTCAAACATTACCAGTGTTTACACCTCATTATTTTTTAAAGCCGGTATTTTCCATATAGAAACCGGTGCACGATACAATCATCACAATACATATGGCGATAACTTTACTTATACTATCAATCCCTCAGTTTATGTATTTGACCGCCTGAAAGTTTTTGGTACCATAGCCTCGGCTTATAAAGCGCCTACGCTGTACCAGCTATATGCCGCGCCTTATGGCAACTCGGCTTTAAAGCCAGAAAAAACAACTGCATCATACGAAGCCGGTTTTGAGTGGGAGGTAATCAAGAAGGTACTAACCTTTAATACCGCTTTCTATCAGCGTAAAATAAAAGATGCTATTACTACAGATAGCAAGTTTGTATACCAAAACATCAACAGGCAGAACGATAAAGGCTTTGAAAGCGAACTGGGCTTTAAAAAGGATAAGCTTACTGCTTCGGCATATATGACTTATGTGGTAGGTAAACAAACAAATGCCGCAGGGGTAGAGGTTAATAATCTTTATCGTCGCCCTAAAAATACTTATGGAGCAAACGCCAGTTATCAGGTATTGCCAACTTTTGTTGTTGGCTTAGATTATAAATATATGGGAGATCGCCAGGATCAGGACTTTAATTCGCCGCCATACCCAGCTATTGTAGATTTAAAGCACTATAATCTGCTGAATGCTCATTTGCAATGGCAGGCTACTAAAAAATTGATGTTGTTTACAGATCTGAATAACATTCTGAATAAAACCTATATAGAATGGTATGGCTATAGCACCCGTAAAATAAACTTTATGAGCGGCCTGAAATATCAGTTCAATTGA